One window from the genome of Rhinolophus ferrumequinum isolate MPI-CBG mRhiFer1 chromosome 22, mRhiFer1_v1.p, whole genome shotgun sequence encodes:
- the PRR9 gene encoding proline-rich protein 9: MSFNEHQSKQPCVPPPCLQKTQEQCLAKAEEVCLPPCQDPCQDPCQEKCPVQAQEVCLPQCQELKLDNCPQQVQDQCPPPCAEPCQELAQTKCVEVCPQKVQEKCSPPGKGK; the protein is encoded by the coding sequence ATGTCATTCAACGAGCACCAGAGCAAGCAGCCATGCGTGCCTCCTCCGTGTCTTCAAAAGACccaagagcagtgcctggcaaAGGCTGAAGAGGTGTGCCTGCCCCCCTGCCAGGACCCCTGCCAAGACCCCTGCCAAGAGAAGTGCCCAGTGCAAGCTCAGGAGGTGTGTCTTCCTCAGTGCCAGGAGTTAAAGCTGGACAACTGCCCACAGCAAGTCCAAGACCAGTGCCCACCTCCGTGTGCAGAGCCATGCCAGGAGCTAGCTCAGACAAAGTGCGTGGAGGTTTGCCCACAGAAAGTCCAGGAGAAGTGCTCCCCCCCTGGCAAAGGGAAGTAG
- the LELP1 gene encoding late cornified envelope-like proline-rich protein 1 produces MSTDDKNKPSEPKTEPKNCDPRCEQKCETKCQPSCLRKLLQRCSEKCPREKCPAPPKCPPCPPPCPPPCPPPCPRPCTPCPPCPAQCPCPAPKPCAKPCPPKCPPPCPPPE; encoded by the coding sequence atgtcgactgatgataaaaataaacctAGTGAACCCAAGACTGAGCCAAAGAACTGTGACCCCCGCTGTGAACAAAAGTGTGAGACCAAATGCCAGCCCAGCTGTTTAAGGAAGCTGCTGCAAAGGTGCTCTGAAAAGTGCCCACGGGAAAAGTGCCCAGCGCCACCCAAGTGCCCCCCGTGCCCCCCGCCATGCCCCCCGCCGTGCCCCCCGCCGTGCCCCCGGCCATGCACTCCGTGCCCTCCATGCCCTGCGCAGTGCCCATGCCCGGCTCCCAAGCCCTGTGCCAAGCCCTGTCCACCTAAATGCCCACcgccctgcccacccccagagTGA